From Ipomoea triloba cultivar NCNSP0323 chromosome 5, ASM357664v1, the proteins below share one genomic window:
- the LOC116020067 gene encoding bidirectional sugar transporter N3-like → MALFDLHHPWVFTFGVLGNIVSLLVFLAPVPTFIRIYKAKSTLGYQSVPYVVSLFSAMLWMYYAFLKKTAPLLITINSIGCVIETLYISIFLGYASKTARRQTMKMLLLLVGGLYSVIVLATMFPFKGALRVAIVGWICVAFSVCVFAAPLSIVFKVVKTKSVEFMPFNLSFFLTLTAVMWLGYGLLLKDMCIALPNVLGFLLGIVQMVLYGIYRNKKPVEVAEEKKSAVPELVINVAGLGELLHSSVEDSKTTAITVSDAVTEEKGENPDQKNKEEEEEENHAGKTMMITAPQPLPPANPNLDDNVLQFTHPVNVVVCAA, encoded by the exons ATGGCATTGTTTGATCTTCACCACCCATGGGTCTTTACATTTGGAGTACTTG GTAACATTGTATCACTTCTTGTATTCTTAGCCCCAGT gCCGACATTTATAAGAATCTACAAAGCAAAATCAACCTTGGGTTATCAATCCGTTCCCTATGTTGTATCCTTATTTTCTGCTATGTTGTGGATGTACTATGCTTTCCTCAAGAAGACCGCTCCTCTTCTCATCACTATCAACTCCATCGGATGTGTCATCGAAACTCTTTACATCTccattttccttggttatgcttcCAAAACCGCTAGG cGTCAAACCATGAAAATGTTGCTGTTACTTGTTGGAGGACTCTACTCTGTGATTGTGTTGGCCACAATGTTCCCTTTTAAGGGCGCCCTTCGTGTGGCCATTGTGGGATGGATTTGTGTGGCTTTTTCCGTCTGTGTTTTCGCTGCGCCTCTTAGCATTGTG TTCAAAGTGGTGAAGACAAAGAGCGTAGAGTTCATGCCGTTCAACCTGTCTTTCTTTCTTACGTTGACTGCAGTTATGTGGTTAGGCTATGGCTTGCTGTTGAAGGACATGTGCATTGCT TTACCAAACGTATTGGGGTTTCTCTTGGGGATCGTACAAATGGTGTTATACGGAATCTACAGAAACAAGAAGCCAGTTGAAGTGGCGGAGGAGAAAAAGAGCGCCGTGCCGGAGCTCGTTATAAACGTGGCAGGGCTAGGGGAATTATTGCACTCATCTGTGGAGGATTCTAAGACGACAGCCATCACCGTCAGTGACGCCGTTACtgaagaaaaaggagaaaaccCAGATCAAAAGAAcaaagaagaggaggaagaagaaaaccaTGCCGGGAAAACCATGATGATTACGGCGCCACAGCCTCTGCCGCCGGCAAATCCTAACCTTGACGATAATGTCCTCCAATTTACTCACCCTGTGAATGTCGTCGTCTGTGctgcttaa